A section of the Cyanobacteriota bacterium genome encodes:
- a CDS encoding DUF72 domain-containing protein gives MTRCSFRLGCAVWAHRPWVGTFYPPGSRPSDFLRLYSHRFSTVEGNTTFYQVPDRATVQRWATETPPGFEFCLKLPRDLTHRGLLQPSIPGVWRFLDQTQALVDRRGPLFAQLPPDYSPALLDDLIGFLTAFPRQQVPLALEVRHADWFREPHRQRLSEVLTNLGVGRVLLDSRPVYNNSDDPQCASERKKPKVPLQPEATASFVLVRYISHPDQAVNQPYIEGWVDQLADWLQRGIRVYWFVHCPLEERSPTNALALQAVLEDRGLPVPKLPITKLAPEPTQLSLF, from the coding sequence ATGACAAGGTGTTCTTTTCGCTTAGGCTGCGCGGTGTGGGCACATCGGCCTTGGGTGGGCACCTTTTACCCACCAGGTAGTCGTCCCAGTGATTTTTTGCGGCTCTATAGCCATCGGTTTTCAACCGTGGAGGGCAACACAACATTTTACCAGGTACCTGATCGTGCCACCGTGCAGCGTTGGGCAACGGAAACTCCGCCGGGCTTTGAGTTTTGCCTAAAGTTGCCCCGCGACCTAACCCATAGGGGCTTGTTACAACCATCAATTCCGGGTGTGTGGAGGTTTTTAGACCAGACACAGGCACTCGTCGATCGGCGTGGCCCCCTGTTTGCCCAGCTTCCCCCAGACTATTCACCAGCCCTGCTAGATGATCTGATAGGGTTTCTCACAGCATTTCCTCGACAGCAGGTGCCCCTAGCCTTGGAAGTGCGCCATGCAGACTGGTTTCGAGAACCACATCGCCAGAGATTATCGGAAGTGTTAACTAACCTAGGAGTGGGACGAGTGCTGCTCGATTCACGTCCCGTTTATAACAACAGTGATGACCCCCAATGTGCCTCGGAGCGTAAAAAGCCAAAGGTGCCCTTGCAACCAGAGGCAACTGCATCCTTTGTGTTAGTCCGGTATATTAGCCATCCCGATCAGGCCGTCAATCAACCCTACATTGAAGGCTGGGTAGATCAACTGGCTGACTGGCTCCAACGGGGAATTCGGGTTTACTGGTTTGTCCATTGTCCCCTAGAGGAACGATCGCCCACTAATGCGCTAGCTCTACAAGCAGTTCTGGAAGACCGGGGCCTGCCGGTGCCCAAGCTACCGATTACTAAGCTTGCTCCAGAGCCAACTCAACTCAGCCTCTTCTGA
- a CDS encoding adenylyltransferase/cytidyltransferase family protein has protein sequence MIPELYTLDALCQLVTQNPDAWRPMVFTCGCFDLIHAGHVRYLRSAKLLGRSLVVGLNTDASVRALKPQKLGNLTRPITPEMQRAEVIAGLKPVDAVVMFAELTATSVIQALQPDIYAKGGDYRVETLPEAPAVLAYGGKIELIAIELPTSTTGIVKKIAEAI, from the coding sequence ATGATTCCTGAGTTGTATACCCTAGATGCACTATGCCAGCTAGTTACCCAGAATCCAGATGCGTGGCGGCCAATGGTGTTTACCTGCGGCTGTTTTGACTTGATTCACGCAGGCCATGTGCGCTACCTACGATCGGCCAAACTATTAGGACGTTCTCTAGTTGTTGGGTTAAACACCGATGCATCGGTTCGTGCCCTCAAGCCTCAAAAACTAGGCAACCTCACTCGCCCCATCACGCCAGAAATGCAGCGGGCAGAGGTTATTGCCGGATTAAAACCTGTTGATGCCGTGGTAATGTTTGCTGAATTGACGGCAACTAGTGTGATTCAAGCGCTTCAGCCCGACATCTATGCTAAGGGCGGTGATTATCGGGTAGAGACACTGCCTGAGGCACCAGCAGTATTGGCCTATGGGGGGAAGATTGAGCTAATCGCCATTGAATTACCAACCTCCACAACTGGAATTGTGAAAAAAATTGCTGAGGCAATCTAA
- a CDS encoding VanZ family protein, with translation MRHYLLKRATLGWVVAAILYAGLFLITLQLAYAGKLPPIIQQIPFYDKIGHVSIYALATYLGQRALSLRQITVLSQRLPLWVTLFVVFTIVEEGIQAWSPNRTASTIDLVCSLLGIALGYGLAEHGRTKMNL, from the coding sequence ATGAGACACTATCTGCTCAAAAGAGCTACTCTAGGCTGGGTAGTTGCCGCAATACTGTATGCCGGGTTATTCCTAATCACTTTGCAACTGGCCTATGCTGGTAAGCTGCCGCCCATTATTCAGCAAATTCCCTTCTACGATAAAATCGGCCATGTGTCGATATATGCGCTGGCAACCTATCTAGGTCAACGAGCACTGAGCCTTCGTCAGATTACCGTACTCAGCCAGCGACTACCACTGTGGGTGACGTTATTTGTTGTGTTCACAATTGTTGAAGAAGGCATTCAAGCCTGGTCACCAAACCGCACCGCTAGCACTATCGACTTGGTATGTAGTTTATTAGGAATTGCGCTGGGCTATGGGTTGGCTGAGCATGGACGCACTAAGATGAACCTATGA